GCGTGGTCGCGCTGTTCCTGGCCGGAGCGGTGCTGGCCGCCGTCCACCACGCGGAGGTGATCGCGCACCGGGTCGGCGAGCCGTTCGGGTCGCTGGTGCTGGCGGTCGCGGTGACCGTCATCGAGGTGGCGCTGATCGTGACGCTGATGGTCGACGTCCCGGTCAAGAACCCACCCTTGCGCGGGACACCGTGTTCGCCGCCGTGATGATCACCTGCAACGGGGTGCTCGGCCTGTCGATCCTGATGACGGCGCTGAAGCACCGGGTCGCGGTGTTCAACGCGGAGGGCACCGGCGCCGCCTTCGCCACCATCGCGACCTCGCCACCCTGCGCCTGGTGCTGCCGACCTTCACCACCAGCACGCCCGGCCCGCAGTTCAACACCGCGCAGCTGACCTTCACCGGGATCGCCTCGCTGGGCCTGTACGGGCAGTTCGTCACCACCCAGACGCTGCGCCACCGCGAGTACTTCCTTCCGGTCGGCCCGGAGGGCGAGCCGCTGGACGAGGACGAGCACGACGAGCTGCCCAGCACCCGCGCCGCCCGCACCAGCCTGGCGCTGCTCGCCGTGGCACTGATCGCGGTGGTCGGGCTGGCCAAGGGCGTCTCCCCCACCATCGAGTCGGCGGTCGCCGATGCGGGACTGCCGGCCTCGGTGGTGGGTGTGGTGATCGCGCTGCTTGTGCTGCTGCCGGAGACGATCGCCGCACTGCGCGCCGCGGCGGGCAACCGGGTGCAGACCAGCCTCAACCTGGCGCTGGGCTCCTCGCTGGCCAGTATCGGGCTGACGGTGCCCGCGGTGGCGATCGCCTCCATCTGGCTCAGCGGGCCGCTGGTGCTGGGCCTCGGCGCCTCGCACATGGTGCTGCTGGCGCTGACCGTCGCGATCGGCACGCTCACCGTGATCCCGCGCCGGGCGACGCCGCTACAGGGGGCGGTGCACCTGGCGGTGCTGGCGGCGTACCTCGTCCTCGCCGTCAGCCCGTGACCACCCGCCGGCCGTGGCTGCCGGTCACCCGGTGCGCGCGGGTCCGCAGGTCCGTCAGTCCGTCAGTCCGTCAGGTCGGCGGTGTCACTGTCGGCCCGGCCGGCCTGGCCTGGTATCCGGAGGTCCCAGCCGACCAGGGCGCGCAGCTGCTCGGCGGTGACGCCGTCCGGGATCGGCTGCGGGGCGTCGTGGCGCAGCGGCGGCTGCCAGCCCTCGTTTGCGTTCCAGCTGCGGACGACCTTGGCGGGCGCGCCGGCGACCACGCTGTGGTCGGGGATGTCGCCGCGGACCACCGCGCCGGCGGCGACCACCACGTTGCGGCCGATCCGGGCGCCCGGGAGGATCACCGCGCCGGTGCCGATCCACGAGCCGGCGCCGATCTCGACGGGCTCGTTGCGCGGCCACTGCTTGCCGATCGGCAGGTCGGTGTCGCGGTACTCGTGGGCCTGGTCGGTGATGTAGACGTTGGGGCCGGTCCACACGTCGTCGCCGAGGACGATCGACTGGTGGCCGACGATGTGGCTGCCGCGGCCGATGACGCAGCCGCCGCCGATCCGCACGATCGGCTCCGGGCCGAGGTCCAGGCCGGGCAGGAAGCCGGCCGAGATGGTGACCCGCTCGCCGATGATCGAGAACGGGCCGATGGTGATCCACTGCTCGTTGAAGACCGCGCCGAGCGGGAAGGCCAGCTTGGTGCCGTCGCCGAGCTCGCCGAACCGGTACGGACCGGGGGTGCGGTTGGTGACCGCCCCGGACTCCTGCACCCACTTCCACGCCCGGTGCACGACGTGGCCGGCGGCGCGCCGGCCCCGGAGGCGGGCGGCGGCGAGGATCGAACGGGCGGTCGGCATGCGCTCACCGTATCGGCCGGGCGCCGTCGGCGAGGTACCGGGCGATCAACATCACACCGGCGGCTGGCAGACTCGCCGCATGGAGATTCCCGAGCTCGTCGACGTTCTGCGCCACGAGGGCGCGCTGCTGGCCGACACCGCCGCCGGGACGCCGCTGGACGCCCCCGTGCCGACCTGCCCGGACTGGCGGCTGCGCGACCTGCTGCTGCACACCGGGCAGGTGCACCGCTGGGCCGCGGCCCACGTCAAGGGCGGCCTGGCCCGGCCGCTGGACGAGGCCGGCCAGGAGGCCGCCTGGGGCCCGGCGCCCGCCGACGCCGACCTGGTGGAGTGGTTCCGCACCGGTCACGCCGACCTGGTCGCCGTGCTGGCGGCCGCACCGGCCGACCTGGCCTGCTGGAGCTTCCTGCCGGCGCCGTCCCCGCTCGCCTTCTGGGCCCGCCGCCAGCTCCACGAGACCACCGTGCACCGGGTGGACGCCGAGGCCGCGGCCGGCACCGCACCGACCCCGGTCGCCCCGGCCGTCGCCGCCGACGGCCTCACGGAACTGCTGGCCGGTTTCGTGCCCCGACCGAGGAGCAGGCTGCGCAGCGACACCCCGCGCACCCTCGCCGTCCGGCCCACCGACCGCGCGGAGAGCTGGCTGGTGACGGTGGGCCGGGAACAGCCGCAGGTGCGCCCGGGCGCCGGACCGGCCGACTGCACCGTCAGCGGCCCCGCGCACGACCTCTACCTGCTGCTGTGGAACCGCCTCGACGCGGACGCGGTCGCCGTCGACGGCGACCGCTCCCTGCTGGAGCTCTGGCGTACGACCGCCGGCATTACCTGGAGCTGACGGGCACCCGGCCCCCTGCGCTACTCCGCTGCGCTACTCCGCCCAGGGGGCCGGGCGGCGCTCCAGGAAGGCCCGCATGCCCTGCTGCGCCTCCTCCGAGCCGAACAGCCGGGCCGACTGGGCGACCCGCTCGTCGGCGTCCCGCTCGAAGGAGTCCACCACCGCGGCGGTCGCCAGCCGCTTGGACTCGGCGAGGCCCTGCGGCGAGCCCTGCCGGACGGCGTCCAGCAGGACCTTCAGCGCGGTCGCGACGTCCTCGGCGGCCTCGGTGATCAGGCCGATCCGGGCGGCCTCCGCCGGGCCGAAGGTCTCGCCCGTCAGGTAGTAGCGGGACGCGGCCCGCGGCTCCAGCTTGGGACGCAGCGGCAGCGAGATCACCGCCGGCGCGAGACCCAGGCGGACCTCGGTGAAGGCGAAGGTCGACGCCGGCCCGGCGATCGCGATGTCGGCGGCACCGAGCAGACCGAGACCGCCCGCCCGGGCGTGGCCGTCGATCGCGGCGATCACCGGCTTCGGGCAGTCGACGATCGCGCGCTGGATGTCCACCAGTCCGCGCGGCCCGACCGTCGGGTCGCTGCCGGTGGCCTCCGAGAGGTCCGCACCCGCGCAGAACACCTTGCCGGTGTGGCCGAGCACCACCGCCCGCACCGCCGGGTCGGCCGCGGCCTCGGTCAGGCCCTTGGCCAGCTCCGCCATCAGGCGGGTGGACAGGGCGTTGCGGTTGTGCGGGGAGTCGAGTTCGAGGGTCGTGACCGCATCGGCGGTGGTGATGCGGACGAGAGGGCTCTCGCTGGTCATCGCGGATGGCCTGCTTTCCGGCTGAGGGTGGGTCGGACGCGCTCGGGAGGACTCTGGCACGCCGACCGTCCGGTCGGCCAGTACGACCCGGGAAATCCGCTGGCCGGGGCGGGTGCGGCTGGGTCAGCATGAGGCCCCATGACGCTCCTCCTGCTCGCACCCCGGATCAACGAGACCGGTCTGCAACTGCTGACCTGCGCCCGGCGGCGCGGGCTGCGGGCGCACACCGCCACCCGCTGGGAGGTCCCGGCGGAGCTCGCCGGCCTGCGTCCGGCCCACCTGTACGGCGGGCCGCTGTTCGCCGACGCGGCCGCCGGGGCGCTGGGCGTCGCCGCCCTGGAGCCGCCCGCCGACTGGCTCGCCACCCTGCCCGCGGAGCTGCTGGGCCGCCGGGTGGAGTGCACCACGCTGGCGCAGGCCCGCGGGCTGCGCCGCCCGGCGTTCCTGAAGCCGCCGACCGACAAGCTCTTCCCGGCCCGGGTCTACCCGGACGACAGCGGGCTGCCCGGCCCGGACGCCCTCGACGACGACACCGTGGTGCAGGTCAGCGACGTGGTGGCGTTCGCCTCCGAGTACCGGCTCTTCGTCCTGGACGGCGTGGTGCGGACGGCGAGCCGGTACGCGGTGGACGGCGACCTCGCCGTCTCCCCGGAGGCCGGCCCCGAGGTGCTCGCCTTCGCCGCCGACGTCCTCGCCGTCGGCGGCCTGCCGAGCGCCGCCGTGGTCGACGTCGGTCGCCTCGCCGACGGCACCTGGGCCGTGGTCGAGGCCAACCCGGCCTGGGCCAGCGGCGGTTACGCCTGCGACCCCGACCACGTCCTCGACGTCGTCCTCCGCGCCGCCGGCCCGGCCGACGCCCTCTTCCCCACCGACCGCCGCTTCACCCGCGCCGTCCCCGAGGTCGTCCGCTAGCGGGCCGGGGCTCCCCCGGTCCGGCTCGGCAGGGCGGGCTGGCAGGCTGTCCCCGGTCGGGTGCCGCCGGGCGCCGCGGTCGGGGGGAGGTCCTGTGGTGGGTGTCGGTGGCGCGCCGTCGGAGCGCGGTCCGGTGTCGACGGATCGCCATGCTCCACCGTTCGACCGGGAGTTGGCAGCCGCCTTGGCGGCCCCGGCAGGCGCGGGACGCCGCGACCAGGACCGGGCCGACGCTCCGGGAACTCCGGGCGGACGGCCGGTTCGAGGTCGAGGAGCTGCGGGTTCCGGCAGGCCGGGACGGCGGGGAGGTCACGCTGGTCGGCGCCCGGCCCGCCGACGTCGCCGGCCCGCTGCCGCTGCTGTACTACCTGCACGGCGGGGGAATGGTGATGGGCAGCGCCTGGTCCGTCCTGCCGCGGCTGCTACGTGAGTGGGCCCTGCCGCTGGGGCTCGCCGTCGTCGCGGTGGAGTACCGGCTGGCGCCGCACGCGCGCTGCCCCGGGCCCGTCGAGGACTGCTGGGCCGGGCTCGTCGGGGCGGCCGAGCGGGCGGCCGCGCTGGGCGCCGACCCGGAGCGGATCGTCGGCGGCGGGAAGAGCGCCGGCGGCGGGCTGGCCGCGGCGCTCGCCCTGCTGACCCGCGACCGGGGCGGGCCTGCGCCGATCGGTCAGCTGCTGCTGAGCCCGATGCTCGACGACCGCAACGACACCTTCTCCGGCCACCAGATGGCCGGCCGGGACACCTGGGACCGGACGTCCAACGCGACCGCGTGGCAGGCCCTGCTGGGTGACCGGTACGGCGCCGCCGACCTGCCGCCCTACGCGGCCCCGGCCCGCGCCGCCGACCTGTCCGGGCTGCCGCCGGCCTACGTCGAGGTCGGGTCGGCCGAAACCTTCCGGGACGAGGCCGTGGCCTACGCCGACGCGATCTGGCGGGCGGGCGGCGAGGCCGAGCTGCACGTGTGGTCCGGCGCCTTCCACGGCTTCGACGCCCTCGCCCCGCGGGCGGCCCTCAGCCAGGACGCGCGCGAGGCCCGCACCCGCTGGCTCCGGCGGATCCTCGGGCGGCCCGCCGGCGGGCCCGTCCCGAACCCGCCGGCCGCAGCGCCCCTTTGACGCACCCGGCCGGCGTACCGGCCGCGTTCGGTGCCGCGTTCCCGGCGGCCGGCCTCAGCCGGTCGCCCGGCGGCCGAGGGCCCAGCGCACGGCCGGGACCATCGCGGCGGCGGCCACCGCGAACAGCACGGCGAGCGCGGCCCAGCCGAGGGTGCCGTGGCCGATCACGGCGGTGGTGATGAGCACCGGTCCGAGCATCATCGCCGCGGAGAAGCCGGTGTTGAAGACGCCCTGGTACTCGCCGTGGGCGCCCTCCTCGGCGAGGTCGTAGCCGAGCGCCCAGCCGGCGGCCTGGCCGAGCACCTCGCCGAGGGCCTGGAGGGCGGCGCCGGCGAGCAGGACGAGGACGGCCGCCCAGGCGGGCAGCCCGCCGGCGAGGGCGAAGGCGGCGCAGGAGAGGGCGACGAACAGTCCGCCGCGGCGGAAGATCCGGGCGGCGGCGGTCGGTTCCTCGGTGCCGCGGGTGGCCCGCACCTGCAGGGCGACGACCAGGATCGTGTTGACGACGAGGGTGCAGGCGACCAGCACCCGGGGCGCCTCGGTGTGGTTGACGATCCACAGCGGCACGCCGACCTCGATCATGGCGAACTGCAGGCCGAGTACGCCGCTGAGCCCGGCGACCACCAGGTAGGGGACGTTGCGCAGGGCCGAGCCGGTCCGCGGTCCGGACTCCGCCGCGGGGCCGTTCGGCGCGGTCTGCGGGGTCGGCAGCAGGGCGTACATGGCGAGGACGACGGCGAAGGTGGCGACATCGGCGAGGATGGCCGCGGTGTAGGCGCCACGGGTGTCCGCGACGAGGACGAGCGAGGCGATGCCGGTGCCGACACCGATGCCGACGTTGGTGACGACCCGCAGGTAGGCGCGGCCCGCGACCCGGCGGTCGGCGGGCAGCACCTCCGCGTAGAGGGCGTTGCGGACGGTCGCGGTGCCACGGTCCGCGGCGGTGACGGCGCAGGCCAGCAGGACGAAGGGCAGGAAGCCGGAGACCAGCGGGTAGCAGGCGGTGCCGACGGCCTCGGCGCCGACCAGGGCGAGCAGAACGGGCTTGGTGCCCCAGCGGTCGGCGGCGCGCCCGGCCGGGACGCCGATGAGCACGCCGCACAGTCCGGCGGCGGTGAGGCCGATGCCGACCTGGGCGGCGGCGAGGCCGAGGACGCGGGTGAAGTACAGCGCGCCGAGGGTCATGAAGAGGCCGTTGCCGAGGGTGTTCACCAGGGTGATGGCGGCGAGTCTGCGGACCGTCTGATCGGGGTGCAGCAGGCGTGACGAAGGACGGGCCGCCGTCGGCGCCCCCGTGGAGGTGGTGGTCATGGCATCATCGCACCGCATGCGGATCAGTCCCCGGAACTGATTTAGGCCGGGGCTGACGAATGGGGGATCACGTGCACCGTTTCCGGCTCGGCCTGGAGGACCTCGCCGCGGCGTCCTTCGCCTGTTCACCGCTGCAGGAGACGGTCCTGAGCCTGCGGATGTGGACCCACCCCGGGAAGTACGTCCACCAGACGCCGGTCTTCGAGCGGATCCGGCCGGAGTTCGAGCGGCTGCCCTGCGCACCGCTGCTCCGCTCACTGGTCGCCACCAACCGCTACGTGCCGGACTTCCTGACCCCGCGTCCGAGCACGCCCTTCCCCGAACTGTCGGCCGAACTCGCCGTCGTCCGCGCGGTCGCGCCGCACCGGCTGCGCGGGGAGCTGGAGCGCACCTTCCTGCCGCACGACCGGCGGCTGCCGCCGCTGCTGGCCGACGGGCTGGCCGACCCGGCCGGGCTGCTCGCGGAGATCACCGACGCCCTGGAGGCGTACTGGACGCGCTGCCTGGCCCCGGAGTGGTGGCCGCGCGCCCGGTCGGTGCTGCACGCCGACATCGTGCACCGCTCGCGGGTGCTCGCGGAGCGCGGCGCGGCGGCGCTCTTCGAGGATCTGGACCCGCGGGTCCTGTGGCGGGACGGCGTCCTGACGATCCGCCGGGACTGGGGCGACGGCGACGCCGACATCACCGTGGGCGGCCGCGGCCTGGTCTTCACCCCGACCTTCTTCGCCCGCGGCGCCATCACGAACATCAGTGACGAGCACCCGCCGGTGATCAACTACCCGGCGCGCGGCCAGGGCACCATGGCCGGCCCGGCCACGCCGCCGCCCACCCGGCGGGCACTGGAGCAGCTGGTCGGGGCGCCCAAGGCACGGCTGCTGACGATGCTGGACGAGCCGACCAGCACCACCGAACTGGCCCGGCGCCTGGGCGTCACCCCGGGCGCGGTGAGCCAGCACCTGGCGGTGCTCGCCGAGACCCGCCTGGTGAGCCGGGCACGGCACGGCCGGGTGGTGCTGTACGCGCGCAGCCCGCTCGCCGACGAGCTGCTCCGATAGATCGTCAACTCCGATGCGGCACCGCCCTGTTGACCAGATTGGTCCATACCACCTACAGTCGTCGACGGCTTCCCGGCACCCCTGTACGGCACCCCCACACCAGACAGGGAGACCACCATGCACGTCCGGCCGCCACGGCGCGCCATTGCCAGGATCACCGCCCTGCTCGCCGTGCTCGCACTGCCGCTCGCCCTGCTCGCCGCCGCGCCGGCGCACGCCGCCGGCCGCCTCACCGCCGCCTTCACCAGCGCCGACAACGGCTCCTGGTGGAAGGGCACCTTCGCCGTCCGCAACGACAACGCCACCGCCGTCACCGGCTGGACCCTCGAGTTCGACCTGCCGGCCGGGGTGACGATCGCCAGCAGCTACAACGGCCGGGCCACCGTCACCGGCCGGCACGTCACCGCCGTCAACGCCTACTACAACGCCACCGTGCAGCCGCACGCCAGCACCGAGCCGTACAGCTTCTGGTTCGTCGCCAACGGCCCGATCGGCACACCGACCGGCTGCCGGATCAACGGCGACAAGTGCGACGGCACCGCCGACGTGCCGCCCGGCGCACCCGGCACCCCGCAGGTCACCGACACCACCGCGCACACCGTCGCGCTGAGCTGGCCCGCGGCCGCCGCGGGGGACTTCCCGGTCGCCTCCTACGAAGTGCTGAACGGCTCGACCGTCCTCGGCACCGCGACCACCACCGCGGCCACCCTGACCGGGCTCACCCCGGCGACCGCGTACACCCTGACGGTGCGCGCCAAGGACAGCCGCGGCAACACCGGCCCGCTCAGCCCCGCGGTGACCGCCCGGACGGTCGACCCGGCGAGCGACACCGTGCCGCCCGCCGCCCCGACCGCCCTGCACAGCACCGCCGTCACCGCCGCCGCCGTCACGCTCGCCTGGACGGCCGCCACCGACAACCAGCGGGTCGCCGCCTACGACGTCTACCGCGACGGCGCCCTCGCGCAGACCGTCACCGCCACCACCGCCACCGTCGCCGGCCTCTCCCCCGCCACCGCCTACACCTTCACCGTCCGCGCCCGGGACTCCGCCGACAACGCCTCAACGGCCACCCCCGCGCTCACCGTCACCACCGCCGACCTGGTCGGCCCCGGAAAGTACGCCCGGGTCGGCTACTTCACCCAGTGGGGCGTCTACGGCCGGCAGTACTTCGTGAGGAACCTCGACACCTCGGGCAGCGCCGCCAAGCTCGACGTGATCAACTACGCCTTCGAGAACATCGACCCGGTCAACCTGACCTGCCTGGCCGGGGTCACCAAGGGCACCACCGCGAACCCGCAGGACCCCGACCAGGGCACCGGCGCGGGCGACGCGGACGCCGACTACTCCCGGCCGTTCGGCGCCGCGCAGTCCGTCGACGGGGTCGCCGACGACGGCTGGGCCCCGCTGCGCGGCAACCTCAACCAGCTGAAGAAGCTCAAGGCCAAGTACCCCGACCTGAAGATCGTGGTCTCGCTCGGCGGCTGGACCTACTCCAAGTACTTCTCCGACGCGGCCGCCACCGACGCCTCCCGCAAGAAGCTCGTCTCCTCCTGCATCGACGTCTGGATCAAGGGCAACCTGCCGCTCTACAACGGCGCCGGCGGCCCCGGCACCGCGGCCGGCATCTTCGACGGCATCGACCTCGACTGGGAGTGGCCCGGCTCCCCCGACGGCCACCCCGGCAACCACTGGTCGGCGAACGACAGGGCCAACCTGACCGCGCTGCTCGCCGAGTTCCGCACCCAGCTGGACGCCCTCGGCGGCCCGCACCGGCTGCTCACCGCCTTCACCCCGGCCGACCCCGCCAAGATCGCCCAGGGCTGGGACCTGTCGAAGATCTTCCGGTACCTCGACATCGCCAACGTACAGGGCTACGACTTCCACGGCGCCGGCAGCGACAACTCCTGGGAGCCCGCCCGCACCGGCCACCAGGCCAACCTCTCCACCGACGCCCAGGACCCGTACGCCTTCCACTTCTCGGTGGAGTCGGCCGTGCAGACCTACCTGGACGCCGGCGTCAACCCGCGCAAGCTGACCATCGGCCTGCCGTTCTACGGCCGCGGCTGGCAGAACGTCACCGACGGCGGGGTCAACGGCGAATGGCAGGCCGCGGGCGGTGCGGCCCCCGGCCAGTTCGCCGAGGAGGCCGGCACCCGCGGGTACAACAACCTGCTCACCGGTGTGCCCTACCTGACCGTCCGGCACGACGAGCAGTCGGTCTCCACCTACGGCTACACCGGCCCCGGCGGCCAGTGGTGGACCTTCGACGACCCCTGGTCGATCGGGAAGAAGACCGCCTGGCTGAAGTCCAAGGGCCTGCTCGGCGCGATGATCTGGGAAATGTCCGGCGACACCCCGTCCGGCACCCTGATCACCGCCCTCGACACCGGCCTCAAGCAGTGAGCCTTCGATTCGCGGGAATCCGATAGGGGCGCGTCTCCCGCCGGGGGCTACCGCCCCGCGACCGACGCCAGCTTCCGCGCGGCCCGGTGCTCCCGCATGACCTGCGCGAAGGTCGTGTGCCCCTGCGTGGTCCGGGCGAAGGCCCGCCACGCGGGGGTGACCAGGCAGACCGCGGCGTGGAACAGGTGCGGACGGCGCTCGAAGGCCCCGAGCATGACCTTGCCGGCCCGCATCTCCACGCCCAGCCCGGCCTTGATCGCGAAGGCGTAGTTGAGTGCCTGCCGCCGCACGTCCGCCGAGCCGTCGGCCTCGGCGACCTTCACCGCCCACTCGCCGGCCAGCCGGCCCGACCGCAGGGCGTACGAGATGCCCTCGCGGGTCCACGGCTCCAGCAGGCCGGCCGCGTCGCCGGCCACCAGCACCCGCCCGCGGGAGAGCGGCGAGTCCTCCGCGCGGCAGCGCGTCAGATGGCCGGACTCGATGCTCGGCTTGAAGCCGGAGAGGCCCAACTGCCGGATGTAGTCGGCCAGGTACTGCTTGGTGCGCTCGCCGTCACCGCGCGCGGAGATGACGCCGACCGTCAGGGTGCCCGAGTCGGTCTTGGGGAAGACCCAGCCGTACGAGCCGGGCAGCGGGCCCCAGTCGAGGTGGATCCGGCCGGCCCAGGCCCGGGAGACCTCCTCCGGCACCGGGATCTCCGCCTCCAGGCCGAGGTCGATCTGATCGAAGGAGACGCCGACGTGGCGGCCGATCCGGCTGGCCGAGCCGTCCGCGCCGACGACGGCGCGGGCTTCGATCCGGCGGCCGTCCGCCGTCGTGACGAAGGCGGTGCGGCCGTCGCCGTCCTGCTGCTCGACGCCGGTCGCGGTGACACCGGTGACCAGCACCGCACCGGCCTGCTCGGCGGACTGCACCAGGCGCAGGTCGAACTCGTCCCGGTTGACCAGGCCGAAGAGCATCCGCTTGGAGCGGCGGGTGCGGGTGAAGCGGCCGCCGAGGGCGAAGGTGACCGCGTGGATGCGGTCCTGCAGCGGCAGCTTGAACTCCGACGGCAGGGTGTCCCGGGACGGGCCGATGATGCCACCGCCGCAGGTCTTGTAGCGGGGGTGCTCGGCCTTGTCGAGCAGCAGCACCCGGCGGCCCTGGGCCGCGGCGGCGTACGCGGCGGAGGAGCCGGCCGGGCCGGCGCCGACCACGACCACGTCCCAGACCCCGCCGAGGGGGTCGGGCCCGGTGGCCGCCGGGTCCACGGCGGTCTGGTCGGGGGCCGCGGGAACGGCCTCGTGTCCGACGGCCTCGTGCTCGTCGGAGTTCGGGTCGAGGGAGCTACCGGTGTCAGTCACGATCGCATCCTAGACCCGTCGGCCACCCCCGCGACCAGGGATGACGCGGGTCACGACACGGCACCGACCTATGATCGGACAAATCACCCGCACCTCGTCAACAGGAGACACCTGATGACCCAGCAGCACCTGGCGGCGGCCGTCCGATCCCTGATGCCGCGCGCCAAGGCCGACCTGGCCGAGCTGGTCGCCTTCCCGTCCGTCGCCGACCCCCGGCAGTTCCCGGTGGAGGAGTGCGAGAAGGCCGCCCGCTGGGTCGCCGACGCGCTCACCGCCGAGGGCCTGACGGGCGTGCGACTGCTGGACACGCCCGACGACACCCAGTCCGTGTACGCCGAGCTCCCCGGCCCGGCCGGCGCCCCGACCGTGCTGCTGTACTCCCACTACGACGTCCAGCCGCCGCTCGACGAGAACGCCTGGCTCAGCCCGCCCTTCGAACTGACGGAGCGTGACGGCCGCTGGTACGGCCGGGGCGCCGCCGACTGCAAGGGCAACATCCTCATGCACCTCACCGCGCTGCGGGCCCTGCGCGAGGTGGACGGCGGCCTGCCGGTCGGTCTGAAGGTGATCGTCGAGGGCTCCGAGGAGCAGGGCACCGGCGGCCTGGAGCGCTACGCCGAGGCCCACCCGGAGCTGCTCACCGCCGACGCGATCGTCATCGGCGACACCGGGAACTTCGCGGCCGGCCTGCCCACCGTCACCGCCAGCCTGCGCGGCATGACGGTGGTCGAGGTCGCCCTCACCACGCTGGCCGGGAACCTGCACTCCGGCGCCTTCGGCGGCGCCGCCCCGGACGCGCTGCAGGCCATGGTCAGGCTGCTCGCGACCCTGCACGACGAGCACGGCGACGTCGCCGTGGCCGGCCTGACGGCCGACCAGGTCTGGCCGGGCGTCCAGTACGACGAGGCGCAGTTCCGCGAGGACGCCAAGGTGCTCGACGGCGTCGCGCTGACCGGTACCGGCACCGTCGCCGACCGGCTGTGGGCCCGTCCCTCCGTCACCGTCCTCGGCATCGACGCCCCTCCGGTGATCGGCGCCACCTCCTCCGTCCAGGCGAGCGCCAGGGCGCTGGTCAGTCTGCGCATCCCGCCGGGCATGGAGCTGAAGGCCGCCCAGCAGGCCCTCACCGCCCACCTGGAGGCGGCGGTGCCGTGGGGCGCGCAGGCCGAGATCACCGTGCTCAGCGGCGGCGAGGCGTTCAGCGCGGACATCACCGGGCCCGCCTACGAGGCGATGGGCGAGGCGATGCGGGAGGCGTTCGGCCGCGAGATGGTCGCCTCCGGCGAGGGCGGCTCCATCCCGCTCTGCAACACCCTGCGCACGCTCTACCCGCAGGCGGAGATCGTCCTGATCGGCGTCGAGGAGCCGACCACCCAGATCCACGCCGTCAACGAGAGCGTCGACCCGCAGGAGCTGGAGCGGATGGCCCTCACCGA
The nucleotide sequence above comes from Streptomyces sp. TLI_235. Encoded proteins:
- a CDS encoding acetylornithine deacetylase/succinyl-diaminopimelate desuccinylase-like protein, producing MTQQHLAAAVRSLMPRAKADLAELVAFPSVADPRQFPVEECEKAARWVADALTAEGLTGVRLLDTPDDTQSVYAELPGPAGAPTVLLYSHYDVQPPLDENAWLSPPFELTERDGRWYGRGAADCKGNILMHLTALRALREVDGGLPVGLKVIVEGSEEQGTGGLERYAEAHPELLTADAIVIGDTGNFAAGLPTVTASLRGMTVVEVALTTLAGNLHSGAFGGAAPDALQAMVRLLATLHDEHGDVAVAGLTADQVWPGVQYDEAQFREDAKVLDGVALTGTGTVADRLWARPSVTVLGIDAPPVIGATSSVQASARALVSLRIPPGMELKAAQQALTAHLEAAVPWGAQAEITVLSGGEAFSADITGPAYEAMGEAMREAFGREMVASGEGGSIPLCNTLRTLYPQAEIVLIGVEEPTTQIHAVNESVDPQELERMALTEALFLRAYARLRSA
- a CDS encoding geranylgeranyl reductase family protein, with amino-acid sequence MTDTGSSLDPNSDEHEAVGHEAVPAAPDQTAVDPAATGPDPLGGVWDVVVVGAGPAGSSAAYAAAAQGRRVLLLDKAEHPRYKTCGGGIIGPSRDTLPSEFKLPLQDRIHAVTFALGGRFTRTRRSKRMLFGLVNRDEFDLRLVQSAEQAGAVLVTGVTATGVEQQDGDGRTAFVTTADGRRIEARAVVGADGSASRIGRHVGVSFDQIDLGLEAEIPVPEEVSRAWAGRIHLDWGPLPGSYGWVFPKTDSGTLTVGVISARGDGERTKQYLADYIRQLGLSGFKPSIESGHLTRCRAEDSPLSRGRVLVAGDAAGLLEPWTREGISYALRSGRLAGEWAVKVAEADGSADVRRQALNYAFAIKAGLGVEMRAGKVMLGAFERRPHLFHAAVCLVTPAWRAFARTTQGHTTFAQVMREHRAARKLASVAGR